The window AGGAGGTCAAGTGTCTGTTTCTTGTTCTCTTAATGGGCAATGGAGTGATACTCAAGGTTGACTAAAATTAACGTATAACACACGCATCAACTGGGACGCGGACGTGCCGTTGGTTTCCAAAGTTGCTTGTTTTGAAATTTTAACTGTTTATTAACTCATAATATCCGCGCCCGTTATGCGCTGAGCCGTTATACTGCTTTAACAATGAAAAAATTTGCGAAATACTTTTCTGAACACATTGAAGCGATTGTTGCATTAGGGTTCGTAGTATGGGGGTTCTCGTATATACTAGGTCAAGAAGTTGAACTACAAGATTGGTATTCTTTCGTGTTACCAATCTTGATACTTATGTTCTGTATTTATAAATCATTTTATTACGTATTGTATCTAAAAGAACGGATTGGATTACACTATGTGTCTGAGAAAAATTTTCCAAAAACAGTTTTCGCTACTGTCTTAACTCTTCTCTCGATTTCAGTCTCTTTTGCAGTGGATTATTTATTGATCGATCACTTCGGTGAAAATTCTTTTACAGGGTACACTGGAACCTCAATATTTTCTAAAATTTTTGATTTTGTTTATTTCTCAGTAATGACCCTTACCACATTAGGATATTCTGGAGTTGAGCCTACAAGTTACTGGGCAAAATCAATTGCAGGCATTCAAGTCCTAACTTCTTTCTCAATTGTAGTTTTCCTTTTAGCTAACATGGGCGAGATAAAGCCTTTTAAAGAGGAAATCGACGAAGACTAAATCGATTTTTTGCATGTTTAAATTTCATTTTGAAAATGATCCCTTTAAAAAGTTAAGAGAAGCAGCTCAAAAAATGGCTGCACAATCGATAAATATTAGTAATGCTTTCACACCAATACATGAACAACTGCAGGAAATTCAGAGAAATCTTGCCTCTATTTCATTTGATTTTAATCTTGAGAAATATAATGCTCTATTCGAAGCATTAGCTGAAGAAGCTAAGAATATTCCCGATAGAGTCGATACCATTTACGCCTATTTAGCCAAGCGCGGATGGTTTGTACCATTTCACTTTGCAGATTTTGGTGTCTTTAAAAGATATGAAGCACTCATAAATAATGGTGAGCATGAAGTTATTGAGAATGATGTTCAGCAATACATTAAAGATCACCTTTCAGTTTTTAAGCATCAATGTCAGAAATTTTATCCTGAACGTAATAAAATTATAAGCTCTGCATTTGAAGCCCATGTGGAAGGAAAGTACGAATTAAGTATTCCTGTATTTTTAGCACAAGGAGATGGAATATTTGAAGAGCTTATTGGAACAACTTTTTATTCAAATGATGAAAAAAAGCTA of the Gracilimonas sediminicola genome contains:
- a CDS encoding ion channel, yielding MKKFAKYFSEHIEAIVALGFVVWGFSYILGQEVELQDWYSFVLPILILMFCIYKSFYYVLYLKERIGLHYVSEKNFPKTVFATVLTLLSISVSFAVDYLLIDHFGENSFTGYTGTSIFSKIFDFVYFSVMTLTTLGYSGVEPTSYWAKSIAGIQVLTSFSIVVFLLANMGEIKPFKEEIDED